The following DNA comes from Thermoanaerobaculum aquaticum.
TCACCACCCAAGACCGGCTCGTGGATGTACTGCACGCCCACCTTGAAGTCGTGGTGCTTGCCGCCAATTTCCTTGGTGAAGGTGAAGTCGTCCTTGTACTGGTACTTCACCTGGTTTGTGGACTGCGGGGTGTTGATGTTTTGCCCGTAGGAGAAGCCCGAGGGGTAGTAGAGGAGCGGCTCGTTGGAGTCGGCAGTAATGACGTTCTTGAACTTGGAGTACTGGAACAGGAACTCGTTCAAAGCGTTGTCGGAGACCTGCCAGTTGTGGCCCAGAAGGATCGAGTAGTACTTGTTGGAAATGGTCCCCAGGTTGTTGGGAGCAGCCAGTGGGCTTGCACCGTACTTGTCATCGTTCTTCTGATAACCGTACCGCACCTGGAGGTACTGCTTGGGTGAGATGTTGTAGGTGGCTTTGGCGGTGATAAGGTCGTCCTTGAAAGGCAGCGGCACGGTTTTCCCGTCTAACTCCGGGTAAATGCCGCCGGAATCCACGGTGTAGTTGGTTTCCCGGTCGGTCCGCTCCCAGGTCACGAAGAAGTGAGCCAGGTCCTTGGCAATGGGGCCACCCAGGGCGAAGCCGTACTGTTTCCGGTCGTAGGCTTGCTTATCAATGCCCGCTTGTTTTTCCGACTCGGTGCGGGCGTTGAGGCTGTCGTTGCGGAAAAAGCCCCAGGCGCTGCCCTTGAACTCGTTGGTGCCGGTCTTGGTGACCACGGTGAGCACACCACCGGAGGAGCGCCCGTACTCGGCCTTGTACTGCATGGTTTGAATCTTGAACTCCTGCACCGCTTCCAGGTTGAAGTTCTGCAAGGCGCCACCGATGGTGTCGTCGGTGTTGTCACCGCCGTCAATGATGAAGTTCACGTTGCGACCGATGCCGCCGTTCAAGGCAATGGTGAGCTGGCCGGGCTTAGTGGGGTCGGGGTTCACCGCCAGGTTGGTCCCAGGGGCGAGGATCCCGAGGTTGGCAAACTGCCGGCCGTTGAGCGGCAGGTTGGCCAGCTCCTCTTGGCTCACCACCGTACCCACCGCTGGGGAGGTGGCCACCAGGGGAATCGTGGCGGTTACCGTGACTTCTTCAGCCACCGCTGCCACCTTCAGCGTCACGTCCTGGGTAAGGGTGGAGGCCACGTTGACCACCACGTTTTCCACGGTCAGCGGGGTGAAGCCTGCCAGCTCAAAGCGCAGGGTATAGGTCCCCACGGGAAGAGCGGGGAAGCGGTAGCGACCGTCGCTGCCGGTGATGCCCTCCCGGCTAATGCCAGTTTGCACGTGGGTGGCCACCACGCGAACGCCGGGAAGCACGCCTCCCTGCTCGTCCACCACTCTGCCGGTGAGGGCCCCGCTGCCCGTTTGCGCCAGAAGTGGGGCCGATGCACACAAAAGCACGATTAAAGTTAAAACGCCAATTTGCCTTCGCATCTTCAGTCCTCCTTCCTCCTTTTTTCTTCTGCGTTCTCAAGCCGTTTTTGGACGCTCAACGCACTGCCGCACCACCTCCTTTCTCACCCACCGTTGGCGGTAGGTGAAATCCGGGCAAGCAAGCGCCGGGCCGCGCTCACCTGCGAGGAAAACTGCGGGTTGTTCTGCGCTTTTTTGATGAACGTGGTGTAGGCCTGTGCAGCTTTTTCCCTTTGGCCAGCTTCATCCCAGGCAATGGCCATGTTGAAAAGCACCTCAAGGTAGTTGGGAGCGAGCTCCAGAGCCCGGTTGAAGCTGGCTATGGCTTCCTCGGTTTTCCCCGCCAGCACCTGGAGAACCCCCAGGCCGTTCCACGGCTCGGCAAATGCCGGATCTAAGGCAATTGCGTGCCGGTACGCTTCCTCCGCCGCGGCCAGCTCTCCCAGCTCCCGCAAGACGTTGCCCAAGTTGTTCCAAACCCTGGGATTGTGCGGGTCGAGCTGGCAAGCCCGGGAAAACTCGTCCTTCGCCTGCGGGAAAGCCCCCCGCGCGGCGTACACCAAACCCAGCGCCTCGTGAAGCTCGGGCCGCCCTGGATCCAGGCGGATGGCGGCCTCCAGCGCTTGCCGCGCTTCCTCTTCCCGGCCGGCTTCCCGCAGGGCCAACGCCAGGTTGTAGCGGGCTTCCCGGTCGGCGGGGTTAAGCTCCAGCACGCGGCGTAACACACCGACGGCCGCGGCGGGATCGCCGGCCGCCCGCAAGACCTCGGCCTGTTCCGCAAGGAGCACGGGGTTTTGGGGATCCTCGGCCAGGGCTTCTTGAAGGACGGTGCGGGCTTGAACTGGGTCTCCTGCCAGGCGCAAAGCGTGAGCCTGTTCAAAGAGCGTGAAAACCCTCACCCGATCTTTGGGGTCGGCGGCGGTTTGCGGGGTGGGGGAAGAAGGGGCAATGTAGCCGAGGCTTTCCAGCTGACGACGGGCCTCAGCATCCAGCTCCACGCTGTTCCCTGAAGTTGCGGCTGCCACGTAGTCCCCAAGGGCCTCCCGCAAGGCTTTTTCCGCGGGCACTCCTTGTCCCACGAGGTTGGCGGCTTCGGCGGGGTCTGTGGCCAGGTTGTAAAGCTCGGGCTTGGGTGCGGCCACGTACTTCCATTGCTGCTTTCGGGCGGCCAGCAGTGCGGCCCAGCCAAAGCTGGTGGGGTAAAGCGTTTCGGCAAAGAGCGTGGTCTCCGGGGGCTCTTTTTGGCGAAGCAAAAAGGGTGCCAGGTCGCTGCCTTGCGCCTGGAGCGTGGGCTGGGCGCCCGCCAGGTGCATGAGGGTGGGCGCCACATCCACGAGGCTCACCGGCGTGGAAAGGCGAGACCCGGCTGCCAGGCCGGGCGCTGCCACCATCAGCGGGACGCGGAGGGTGGCCTCGTAGAGCAGCAAGCCGTGGGTGGATTCGCCGTGCTCACCCAAAGCCTCCCCGTGGTCGCCGGCCACCGCAATGACCGTTTGCTCCCCGAGCCCCATGCGCTCCAGCTCATCCAAAAGCCTGCCAATTTGCGCATCGGCGGCGGCTACCTCCCCGGTGTAGGGGGAATCGGGAAACTGCGTGGCAAAAGGCGCGGGGGGCTGGTAGGGAGCGTGGGGCTCGTAAAGATGCACCCACAAAAAGAACCGCTTTCCGCTACGGGCTTTCAGCCACTCAATGGCTTTATCCACCACTTGAGAGGCGGGTCTTTCCGCTTCCAGCCTCGTTCCCGCATAGGCTGGCATGGGGATCTGGTCGTCGTAGGTGGCAAACCCGCGAGCCAAACCGAAACGACGGGAAAGCACGTAAGCTGCTACAAAAGCGCCGGTTTCCCAGCCCTGGCTTTGGAGCTCGGTGGCAAGGGTGGGGATGGTGTCCGGCAGCGCCTGGGCACCGTTGAGCCGCACCCCGTGGCGGGCTGGGGTAAGGCCTGTGAGGATGGAGGCGTGGGCGGGGGTGGTAAGCGGCACAGGGCTCCACGCCTGAAGGAAGACAACGCTTTTTTGCGCCAGACGGTCGAGGTTTGGGGTGGCCGAAGTAAAGGCCGGGTTGTAGGCCCCCACGTGGTCGGCGCGGAGGGTGTCAACGGTAATGAGGAGCACATTTCGGGGCGCAAGGGATGCTGGCTGCGGGCCGCATCCCCAAAGGAAGGCTGCGATCAAAAAAGCAACGAAAATGTGAGCTCTGGCGATCAGCGCTCCCCCCCACCACGCAACTTGGCGTTGACTTTAGCAACACCTGCCCGTCCTTGGCAAGACTTCCTGTGCGACAATCCATGGGGAGGCTCGTATGGCCTTTGCCGACTTGCGGGATTTCTTGCGTTTCTTGGAAAAACGGGGGGAGCTGGCGCGCATTCAAAAGCCAATCTCGCCAATCCTGGAGATGACCGAAATTGCCGACCGTGTGGTGAAAAAGCAGGGTCCCACACTGCTCTTTGAGTCGCCCACCGAAGGCGCTTTTCCTGTGGTGATGAACATCTTTGGCTCCATTCCCAGGGTCATGGCGGCGTTGGGGGTGGAAAGCTGGGAGGCCTGGGCCGAGCGGGTCAACTTCTTCTTGGAGCCCAAGATGCCCTCCGGGCTTTTGGACAAGGTGCGCACGTTACCTAAGCTTTTGGAGCTTTCGGGCATTTTCCCCAAGGTGGTGCGGGAAGGACCGGTGCAGGAGGTCATCAAAACCGGCGACCAGGTGGACCTCTTTGAGCTGCCGGTGCTTAAGTGCTGGCCTCAGGATGGGGGGCGCTTCATCACGTTAACCAACGTCATCACCAAGGACCCGGAAACCGGTACACGCAACTGCGGGATGTACCGGCTGCAGGTGTACGACCGCAACACCACCGGCATGCACTGGCACCTCCACCACGACTCGGCGCGGATCTTTCAAAACCATGCACGGAGGGGCCAGCGCACGGAAGTTGCGGTGGCTCTGGGTGGTGATCCCGCCACGATCTTTGCCCCGGCGGTGCCCCTGCCGCCCGGCGTTGACGAAATGCTTTTTGCCGGCTTTGTGCGTGGCCAGGCGGTGGAAATGGTGAAGTGCGTGACCGTGGACCTGGAGGTCCCAGCCCACGCGGAAATCGTGCTGGAAGGTTGGGTGGACCCCGAAGAGCGCAGAGTGGAGGGCCCCTTTGGCGACCACACCGGCTTTTACTCGTTAGCCGACGAGTACCCGGTCTTCCACGTCACCGCCATCACCCATCGGCGAAACGCCCTTTACCCCACCACCATCGTTGGCAAGCCGCCCATGGAGGACTGCTACATGGGCTTTGCCATCGAGCGGATGTTCTTGCCGCTCATGCAAAAGATGCTGCCAGAAGTGGTGGATTACCACATGCCTTTTGAAGGGGTGTTCCACAACCTCATGATTGTGGCCATTGACAAGCGTTACCCCCACCATGCCCGCAAGGTCATGCATGGGATCTGGGGGCTGGGGCAGGCCACCTTCACCAAGGTCATCGTGGTGGTGGATGCCGACGTCA
Coding sequences within:
- a CDS encoding sulfatase-like hydrolase/transferase, coding for MLLITVDTLRADHVGAYNPAFTSATPNLDRLAQKSVVFLQAWSPVPLTTPAHASILTGLTPARHGVRLNGAQALPDTIPTLATELQSQGWETGAFVAAYVLSRRFGLARGFATYDDQIPMPAYAGTRLEAERPASQVVDKAIEWLKARSGKRFFLWVHLYEPHAPYQPPAPFATQFPDSPYTGEVAAADAQIGRLLDELERMGLGEQTVIAVAGDHGEALGEHGESTHGLLLYEATLRVPLMVAAPGLAAGSRLSTPVSLVDVAPTLMHLAGAQPTLQAQGSDLAPFLLRQKEPPETTLFAETLYPTSFGWAALLAARKQQWKYVAAPKPELYNLATDPAEAANLVGQGVPAEKALREALGDYVAAATSGNSVELDAEARRQLESLGYIAPSSPTPQTAADPKDRVRVFTLFEQAHALRLAGDPVQARTVLQEALAEDPQNPVLLAEQAEVLRAAGDPAAAVGVLRRVLELNPADREARYNLALALREAGREEEARQALEAAIRLDPGRPELHEALGLVYAARGAFPQAKDEFSRACQLDPHNPRVWNNLGNVLRELGELAAAEEAYRHAIALDPAFAEPWNGLGVLQVLAGKTEEAIASFNRALELAPNYLEVLFNMAIAWDEAGQREKAAQAYTTFIKKAQNNPQFSSQVSAARRLLARISPTANGG
- a CDS encoding menaquinone biosynthesis decarboxylase, with the protein product MAFADLRDFLRFLEKRGELARIQKPISPILEMTEIADRVVKKQGPTLLFESPTEGAFPVVMNIFGSIPRVMAALGVESWEAWAERVNFFLEPKMPSGLLDKVRTLPKLLELSGIFPKVVREGPVQEVIKTGDQVDLFELPVLKCWPQDGGRFITLTNVITKDPETGTRNCGMYRLQVYDRNTTGMHWHLHHDSARIFQNHARRGQRTEVAVALGGDPATIFAPAVPLPPGVDEMLFAGFVRGQAVEMVKCVTVDLEVPAHAEIVLEGWVDPEERRVEGPFGDHTGFYSLADEYPVFHVTAITHRRNALYPTTIVGKPPMEDCYMGFAIERMFLPLMQKMLPEVVDYHMPFEGVFHNLMIVAIDKRYPHHARKVMHGIWGLGQATFTKVIVVVDADVNVHDLSEVAWKALANIDPQRDFEFVLGPAETLDHASRAPWWGSKVGIDATRKWPSEGFTRPWPDEIIMSPEVKKKIDAIWHELGLQEAS